The Macadamia integrifolia cultivar HAES 741 chromosome 3, SCU_Mint_v3, whole genome shotgun sequence genome segment GGTCAATGATAATTTAAGTTATTGTGTGGACCTGCGTGTAGAGTGGCTGTTATATGCCGTGTGACATATGCAGGTGATATTCCCAGTATCATATTTGCTTGCCAGAATGTTATTTCTGAGTCTGTTGTTCCCCCTCATAtgaaaaagggaacaaaaaagaaatattgtAAGTGGCTTTCTTATCCTTatagttattttttaaatcaatagTTTTGATCATCTAAGGGTTGTGATTCTGTATTACAATTTCCAGATAGTATCATATCCCTTTGTATGGTCTGTCTACCTTCTtaactatatattttttcattatcacGACGTAAGAGTACACTTTACTAAATATtaatcccccctccccctcaaaAACAAGGGGGAGAAAATCAGAAGAATCCCAAATCCATTCCAAGTTTCAAACTGATCCAAGTCCCTTCACTGTCATACCCTTCCTCTCGTCTTGCCCATCCTCCTGGCTTCTTCTGAGTTCATTATATTTTGGCCTATTGAGCGTCAAGTATTGGCATCCAATAgcctctccaaaaaaaaaagagaaaaaaaaaggccataTTCACGTGGTCTAGCGATTGTCTGATGTAGACCTAGAAGGAATCAGATTCTTGGGTGCTGAAGCTTGGGGTTTTTTGGAAGTGAAGGAGCTTTTGGGCTGTTAATGGGATTAGGGTTCCTTAAGTAACTTTGTTTTTCTTACACTTGGTGTTGAATTGTGGAATCAATTTGGTTGTAGTTAGCATCTCAGTTATGGAATTGGAGCGAATATTTGGTTTGGTTGTGGAATTAGGGTTTCCTTTGGTAACTTCATTGTCAGCACAGTTGATATGAAGTTGTACTCCTCTCTATGGTAGCAGATATTTGAAGCAGTTAAACCAAGAACGCTCTTGCTTTAATATTAATAGTTGCAGGAGGGACAATGATTATGTGGGTATATTAGGGTTTAGACTATCTGTGAAGCTTAGGTTATTAGGTTTAAGATTTTTGGATCTTGTATGACATGCTATGATTAAGGACTTATGGAGACTAGAGTGAGGGTCTACAGGAATGACTGTTGGAGAGCCAACATTGGAACAGGCCTTGAGATAGATATGGTATGGGCCGTTTAGTGAAATTGATCTAAAATTACTAGTCTAGTAGGAAGAGGGGGATACAATAGAGTCAAGTGAGTTACTGATGGTGAAATTGGTATGTGTTGTGATCGGTGGCTGATCTTGAACTCCCCATAGAAAAGATTGAGAATTAAGCTGCTACTtctaaaatggaattttttttttctgaatttcaaaattgttgatatcATAATTTTACCTGAATATTTTGAAGCTAGGTTCTGCCTTGATATGACTTCCCTAATTCATCTTGAATgctctttattttggatttgTTGGAGGAGTTTTTGATTGATCTTTCAAATGGCACCAAAAGCGTGCAAAACTTGTAGAATAATGGTGGGTGGTTctatgaaactgaaattttgagTTAATTGGGTATGTATCTTGGGTTGGTGGAATCTATATCAAATGTGCAGGAAGGTGGACTGACTAAGTGGGTCCCACCCATGGTACTTTAGAGGGGAAATGAAGCCTATAGGTGCAGTGAGTGCTACTTTCATTCTTCGATGGCAATTTACCCTATTTGTAGCAACCCTGCCCTTCGTGGCATATGTCTAAGCTGTTGGAGAACGTTACAATAGTCATAATTACAATGCCATTTTGATTTTGGGGATGTAAATGTTGCCATTCATGGAGCGAGGCTGCAAGTGGGCTTTGTGCAATGAGTGCTGCTATCGTAGACAGGGGTGTAGACAAGTCCAAGAATGGCTGCCTCAGGTCCAACCAAAATCATTAACTCAATACTTATCGTCTTTAGAGATCTTTATTTACTATGATGCAGAACAACTTCCTTTCCAGCATTTattagggaagaaaaagaacctTTGTTAGGTACATCACCAAGATGCTGTGATGTTTCCGACGCTCAATTTGATTGAGGGGCATATGGAACATCACAAACTCTATAACTTGGATTCTCATCTCAGACAGTTGGCGAGAAcccacattattattattttttgttttgctagGTTTTTAGTAGCAACAAAGACCCTTTCTTCTTTACAAAAATCTTTTTTCATCTCCTCGGACAAGACCCTGATGTAAGGCTGATTACAGGTATGGCCAACCCCAGTAGATGATTAAAGAGACTCCAACAATCGCTTTTAAACAAGTTCAGATCCAACAATAATTCTGGAATttagaccaaaccctaatttAGATTAAATCTTCAATAATCCATAACTCACACAATATGACTCCGTTGGGGCTGAAATTTGGATTGAATGGAGATCTTGTATTGTCCAACAAACCAGCAATATTTGATCAATTTCCGACGGCAGACTTAAGAGATATGCTGATTCTTGATTTGATCacgaaaaaggaaacttttggtTAGGTTCCAAGAGCCAGAGGTAGCAGCGTCAGATGATCCCCGTAATTTGGATCAAAGGAAAACCTTGGATAAAATAACAAAACCTCAAGAGTTGAGCAAGTTCTGATGGTTTAATATAGAGATCTGCAGGTTCTTGCTGAGGGGATGAATTAGGAAACAAATAGGAGATTTGTGAGAACTTCTGATACACTCTTCACTTGGTGCTAAAACTCAGGGTTTTTCGTATTAGTTTTCTCCTAGTGGAAGCATGATGAAGTCGTGTCTGGGCATAGGCTTGGCATTTGCAAGATCAAGTTTTCATCTGCTgttgtattttggtttgggccAATGTAACCAACCTGCTAGTGGGCATCACTATTGAGGTCTTGTGGCAGAAGCTTGATTAGCTATCTGGGTAATGTTGAGGTGATGAGTTTATTTATCTTTCCAGTGTTGTCAAGTGATGTCTTGCATTGTTTAGGAATGGtttaactaaaagaaaaaaaaagaggctgtTAGCCAAtgcacaaaggcttcccgcACTTTAGCAGGGTTCtgggagggtatataggtagacagcCCTAACCCCTTTCCGCAGAGGCTGGTTCCCAGGACTCGAACCCGTACCACTGCGCAGGCGGAAAGAGCCCTTTTAGGAATGGTTTAACTGGCCTTTCTATGTTCTTGCCTTCTTGGatatagaaaaatattttatgtttGTACTTTTGAATCCTATTGGTTTTGTTGCTTCAGACCTGATTGACAGAATAGATTATTGCGTGTGAGCTGGATGTGGTATTTTTTCATACAATTGTTTGTACATGACTACATATGCACTCATAAACTTGGCTTGGTTCTTTGTGCTTTGATAGAATTATTTACATGTTACTAtggaatattttttcttctacaATGCTGTTTGCAATTCTTTTAATGAGGTAGTTGAGGAAATATGGCATGGGTAGTGCCTTACTCGCTGAAATAGATGGTGTGCAGCGTTTCTATGTGCACGTCTCTCATGGACATACTCATCAATTTTGGTTATAGTCCAATTTGGTTCGTGGATGATCTATTGCCCAAAGAATTTCTTATGCTAGGGCTTCCAGTTGGGTGTCTGGTAGCCAGGCTATGATTCATCCAGGAGGTAAGCTGTTGATTGGGCTGGTCATAAAGAGGTGGTGAGTCGAGGCTTCCTGTTTAATGTGGGTCTGGTTCACCAAAGGTAAGGGTTCCATAAACCAATCAAAACCAGAATAGTCCACCATGTAAAGTTTTCCAGAATTTAGGATAAACccaataaaatagaataaaaaaactgAGATGTGACTGAAACTCAGGTCGGAGGCTATTTTTAATATAGGAGAACAATCAATTTTCCAGAGTGATCAGATTCTGAGATCTGGTCAAATCCTACTCAGTTAAGGAAATTCACAACAGAGTTGCGGGACCAGAATGGGGGAAAATTTACAACTCAATAAGCACAATTCAAAAACATACCAAAGGCTGGCTGAAGGAGGATTCTGATGGTAGATCAAAAGATACTTAAGAATCCTAGTTGAACAAGGTAGCTCAACTAGAACAGAATCCAATTGCTGTACTGAGCCAATTCAAGGACATGAATCAAAGTAAGGATTAGCAGTAGTGCCAACCAGAATAACCAACAGAAACAATTGTTTATAGATCAGAAACTGGGATTCAAAATTAGAAACCAGAATAATATGCGCAGGATGAACTGACCTGTGAATTGAAAGATAAAACTGGATAATAGAGAAGATAAGAAAGGAGGATATGAATTTGGATTAACCGCCAAAGCCTGGACTGGATTGACCCAAAAACGTCCGCATTGTTggagccccttacaaacttatatagagaGTGCTTAAACTGAAGCCggcactaaaaaggaaaggttgGAGCCAATCTAACCTACTAAATCTCCACAGTAGGGCTGGACTGAATCACcacataataaataaaaaattgtccATTACTCAAAAACGTCCGCATTGTTggagccccttacaaacttatatagagaGTGCTTAAACTGAAGCCggcactaaaaaggaaaggttgGAGCCAATCTAACCTACTCCACAGTAGGGCTGGACCGAATAAAAATTGAATCCAAATTTCATTACTCAAAGACGTCCATTAGGTTggagccccttacaaacttatatggAGTGCGCTTAAACTGAAGCTggcactaaaaaggaaaggctgGATCCAATCCTTACCATAGCAGGAACCAAAAAAACGATGTAAAGACTGACTAGAACTCTTTTAACTGACCATGAAacagaaaactaaaaaaaaaaaataaaactgctCCTAATTTCCGAGAATTTCTATATTGCTTAGGACTTGCCAAAacagaatagaaaaaaagaactgGAATTTATGACCAGGATTCCAGCCTTTACAAGGAAACcaattaattaaaaatgaagaagttAACAGCCCTTGAACTGATCCACAGttgaagaaacagaaaattgtCCCAAAATCAGAATTCTGGTTCTTCTTATGCTCTGGGTGTGGCCTGGCCTTGAATCTGCATCACTGATCCTTGTTAGGGTGCTGCCTCATGGTGTATTTCCTCATTCTTTCTCAGTTTATGGTTGTgtttatattttaattgttttgcATAAATACTTATGTTGGGATGGTAAAGTATGagaaatgtttgagaatggtagaaaaagaggaaacaaGTAGAAATTAGGATATCGtgggttgggtttggttttatTAACAGGGTTGAGTGGggattgttttctttttttgggtttttgaataATTGAAGGGCAATGTTGGGAAGCGGGGGGTTTATGGACGGGTACGAGGTCGGCTCAAAGAGACAGAGAATGATGGAATCAAATCCGTACTTGACAGTGAGCAGTTCTGCGGGAAGCTTCCAGCCATCCAGCTACGGTGGTGGGTTCCACCCAACATTCCCTGTGGTCCGTCTCAGAGGTCTCCCTTTCAACTGTGCCGACATTGACATCTTCAAGTTTTTTGCGGGGTTAGATATTGTGGACTTGCTGCTGGTGAACAAGAATGGACATTTCTCCGGAGAGGCATTCGTCGTCTTTGCAGGCCCCATGCAAGCTGAGTTTGCACTCCAGAGGGATCACCTTAATATGGGGCATCGTTATGTGGAAGTTTTTAGGTGCAAGAAGCAAGACTACTACAATGCTGTAGCTGCTGAGGTgaactatgaaggcatgtatgAAAATGATTACCGTGGCAGCCCACCTCCCCCTCGAGCAAAGAAGTCTGTTGACAAGAGCCAGTTGGAGTACACCGAAATCCTCAAGCTTAGAGGCCTCCCCTTCTCTGCGACCAAGACTCAGATACTGGACTTCTTTGGTGATTTTGGGCTGACAGAAAACAGTATACATATTGCGTGCAGGCCGGATGGTAAACCAACTGGTGAGGCATTTGTGGAGTTTGCTTCAGCTGTAGAGGCTAAGAAAGCAATGTGCAAGGACAAGATGACAATTGGATCACGGTATATTGAGCTGTTCCCTTCAACTGCAGACGATGCCAGGCGTGCTCGATAGAGGTTTCAATTGTGTGACCTAAAAGAACATGTTTCTCGGTTTAACTTACTTTACCATGCATGGACTTAATGAAACTCTTGTTTTTGTCAAGTGACAGTTTATCTGTTTTCAGTATCTAACAGTTTGATATGTAAGGTCTGATTGGATAAGCTatatttcaagtttcaattttcaattcaaatacaattaaaaaatatcacATGTACATGTATCTTTGTCCTTgttagttttccattttttagtaTTAACTGTGTAAAATATTCTAATaatttattttgccacttggccaaCTATGATTTGACTGGAACTCAATATGTGATTGAGGTCTTACATGTTCACAAAGTTATAGACGGATAGACCCTTCTAATATGTTGTGATGGATTCAGGACATGCCTGGAGAGTCTATTTGGATGGAGCTGTTTAGAAAGTCCACTCCCAAAACAAATATAGGAATTAAACTTCACACTTCATTCTTTAGTTAATTACATCATTATTCTTGATAATGACTGCtaaaccttttttattttgcttatgttctaattttacttcacttttaACCAAAGAATGCCCCTTGAGGGATAATCATGTTGGATAATCATtacaaaagattcttttttattcaatttctcTCGTAGCCATAGGAGCCTCTAGAGTAAAATAACCCTCTTAATTAGTTTATTcatacaaaagaaagaaaataaactctctctctctctctctctctctctctctctctctctatatatatatatatatatatgaaagtaaATTGAAAGCTTTAAAGCCCTCTGTGAAGAGCTTTTATGGGATCCGATGCATTAGTGTTGTTATAATCAGCTTCAACCTTTGCAATGAGTTCTTAGTGTTAGTGGCAACTCTGtttggtcaagaggaatctcgTTGGAGAGAGTTATTATGATGATGTTTTCACAGGATTGTAGCGAAGTAGAATTCTATGGATTAATCAGTGGATTGAAATGTTTGCTAATCAAACAGTTATGGGCATCcattaaaatgaattgaaatATCTATCATTTTCATACCAAGAAAACGACTCGAAAGTAGTTTTctaaattttaaaaacaatGAAAAGGAGCCTGTAGACTGAAAAATAACCTTCTTAATTGATTTACCGGAAATAGAAGAGATTTGGAATGACTCTAAGGAGATAGAAGAATTATTTTTTGAGGGGAACATCAAATCTTGGTCTGGGAGT includes the following:
- the LOC122073248 gene encoding heterogeneous nuclear ribonucleoprotein F-like isoform X3, producing the protein MSSSAGSFQPSSYGGGFHPTFPVVRLRGLPFNCADIDIFKFFAGLDIVDLLLVNKNGHFSGEAFVVFAGPMQAEFALQRDHLNMGHRYVEVFRCKKQDYYNAVAAEVNYEGMYENDYRGSPPPPRAKKSVDKSQLEYTEILKLRGLPFSATKTQILDFFGDFGLTENSIHIACRPDGKPTGEAFVEFASAVEAKKAMCKDKMTIGSRYIELFPSTADDARRAR
- the LOC122073248 gene encoding heterogeneous nuclear ribonucleoprotein H2-like isoform X2, yielding MLGSGGFMDGYEVGSKRQRMMESNPYLTVSSSAGSFQPSSYGGGFHPTFPVVRLRGLPFNCADIDIFKFFAGLDIVDLLLVNKNGHFSGEAFVVFAGPMQAEFALQRDHLNMGHRYVEVFRCKKQDYYNAVAAEVNYEGMYENDYRGSPPPPRAKKSVDKSQLEYTEILKLRGLPFSATKTQILDFFGDFGLTENSIHIACRPDGKPTGEAFVEFASAVEAKKAMCKDKMTIGSRYIELFPSTADDARRAR
- the LOC122073248 gene encoding heterogeneous nuclear ribonucleoprotein H2-like isoform X1; the encoded protein is MYGSREAMLGSGGFMDGYEVGSKRQRMMESNPYLTVSSSAGSFQPSSYGGGFHPTFPVVRLRGLPFNCADIDIFKFFAGLDIVDLLLVNKNGHFSGEAFVVFAGPMQAEFALQRDHLNMGHRYVEVFRCKKQDYYNAVAAEVNYEGMYENDYRGSPPPPRAKKSVDKSQLEYTEILKLRGLPFSATKTQILDFFGDFGLTENSIHIACRPDGKPTGEAFVEFASAVEAKKAMCKDKMTIGSRYIELFPSTADDARRAR